From the Myxococcales bacterium genome, one window contains:
- a CDS encoding cyclic nucleotide-binding domain-containing protein, with product MELRSSEFPGGLPGRTRDLSVGGTCIATASPFNIKSINQIVIMLPDRSSLTLSCAGCWQREEPCAELMLTGISFEYLSESDLDSIWDFVLESGKYLARFLLEKSEFHELGLDDAMSLSQMTRYRDIPIGHSLYRQNTNEPGQDSIYLLIEGTVTLEFRVRDARDVEFERLQPGQFFGGLPILADVPHAESATTATDVRLLEIDRQAFQYIRTAKPWLGYRLGSAMLRISTRRLSAIMNRVSGLL from the coding sequence GGTACATGCATTGCGACCGCTTCACCGTTCAATATCAAGAGCATCAACCAGATCGTCATCATGCTGCCAGATCGCAGTTCCTTGACACTGAGCTGTGCCGGCTGTTGGCAGCGAGAAGAACCTTGCGCCGAATTGATGCTCACCGGCATTTCATTCGAGTATCTGAGCGAATCGGATCTGGACAGCATCTGGGACTTCGTGCTCGAAAGCGGGAAATATCTCGCGCGCTTTCTGCTCGAGAAGTCGGAATTCCACGAACTCGGGCTCGACGATGCGATGAGCCTGTCGCAGATGACCCGCTATCGAGACATTCCCATCGGCCACAGTCTCTACCGCCAAAATACCAACGAGCCGGGACAGGACAGCATCTACCTGCTGATCGAAGGAACGGTCACGCTTGAATTTCGTGTCCGCGATGCGCGGGATGTGGAGTTCGAGCGGCTGCAACCCGGTCAGTTTTTTGGCGGCCTTCCCATTCTCGCCGACGTCCCCCACGCCGAGAGCGCCACCACCGCGACGGATGTCCGGCTGCTCGAGATCGACAGGCAAGCGTTCCAATATATTCGGACCGCCAAGCCGTGGCTCGGGTACCGCCTGGGCAGCGCCATGCTGCGCATTTCGACCCGACGCCTCAGCGCAATCATGAACAGGGTGTCGGGCCTGCTCTAG
- a CDS encoding sulfotransferase, protein MLNEVEDRLVFLIGPPRSGSTLLTQMLGAHSKIHAPAEPHLLTPLAHLGYYESVEKAPYDPVIARAGIRELVADLPQGEADYLESLRRYTDSVYSKLLAPSGRELLLDKTPAYSLILDFAARLYPKAKFVVLMRHPMAIWSSFVTSFFDGDHEVAHNHNPLLERYVPAIARFVREQPVDLHAIHYEELVSDPDTQMEQLCGYLGIPFEPGMVNYGDQTGGVKTAARGLGDPMTVAKESRPTTASLAKWAHAMTGRPDKVAQCHDILGALLDDDLETWGFSRAQITAELNAIELGAKPAKRPKATRHTLERKLLVALRRNIHHNAFGKLVKLVRNVCDVLLR, encoded by the coding sequence ATGCTGAACGAGGTGGAAGACCGACTCGTATTTTTGATTGGGCCCCCGCGTTCGGGTTCCACGCTGCTGACGCAGATGCTGGGTGCGCACTCCAAGATTCACGCGCCGGCGGAACCCCACCTCCTCACCCCACTCGCACATCTGGGCTACTACGAAAGCGTCGAGAAGGCGCCCTATGACCCGGTCATTGCCCGGGCGGGTATTCGCGAACTGGTTGCGGACCTGCCGCAAGGCGAGGCGGACTACCTCGAATCCCTGCGACGCTACACCGACTCCGTCTACTCAAAGCTCCTCGCGCCCTCTGGCCGAGAACTGTTGCTCGACAAGACTCCGGCCTATTCACTGATCCTCGACTTCGCCGCCCGCCTCTACCCCAAGGCCAAGTTCGTCGTGCTGATGCGTCACCCGATGGCGATCTGGTCCTCATTCGTGACGTCATTCTTCGACGGTGATCACGAGGTCGCGCACAACCACAATCCGCTGCTCGAGCGCTATGTCCCGGCGATTGCACGCTTCGTGCGGGAGCAACCGGTCGATCTGCACGCGATCCACTACGAAGAACTGGTCAGCGATCCCGATACCCAGATGGAGCAGCTTTGCGGCTACCTCGGCATTCCCTTCGAACCCGGCATGGTGAACTACGGGGACCAGACCGGGGGCGTCAAAACTGCGGCTCGTGGTCTAGGCGATCCGATGACTGTGGCCAAAGAGTCGCGACCCACGACGGCATCCCTGGCCAAATGGGCCCACGCCATGACGGGGCGTCCAGACAAAGTCGCCCAGTGCCACGACATTCTCGGCGCACTGCTGGACGACGACCTCGAGACCTGGGGGTTTTCGCGCGCCCAGATCACGGCGGAACTCAATGCCATCGAACTCGGGGCGAAGCCGGCCAAGCGTCCCAAGGCAACGCGGCATACTCTCGAACGCAAACTTCTCGTCGCGCTTCGCCGCAACATTCACCACAACGCATTCGGCAAGCTCGTGAAACTGGTCCGCAATGTGTGTGACGTGTTGTTGAGATAA
- a CDS encoding DUF502 domain-containing protein translates to MADDKTPQSRNIISRAWNAIWTATRLYFVAGLVAFAPIGITFWAIAWIVQRLDNLLLPRVVSWLFPALEQPIEFPPLVGALFTFIVILLSGVIVRHFFGQELVRGWERMLSRVPVARSIYGGVKQLFEAIVAGGRATGFNTVVLVEYPRRGLWALAFTTGNSGPLIQAAFPEEPMINCFVPTTPNPTSGFYLVVPQSEVREVDLTVEEAFKVIMSAGLVNPDPDHRVSASQESLPGIEATSETR, encoded by the coding sequence TTGGCTGACGACAAGACCCCACAGTCCCGCAACATCATCAGCCGCGCCTGGAATGCGATCTGGACCGCGACGCGGCTCTACTTTGTCGCCGGGCTGGTGGCCTTTGCGCCCATTGGCATCACCTTCTGGGCAATCGCGTGGATCGTCCAACGGCTCGACAATTTGCTGCTGCCCCGGGTGGTGAGCTGGTTGTTTCCAGCGCTGGAGCAACCGATCGAGTTCCCTCCTCTAGTCGGCGCCCTGTTTACTTTTATCGTCATCTTGCTGTCGGGCGTCATCGTGCGTCATTTTTTTGGCCAGGAATTGGTGCGGGGTTGGGAACGGATGCTGTCCCGGGTTCCCGTGGCACGCAGTATCTACGGCGGCGTCAAGCAACTCTTCGAAGCGATCGTCGCCGGAGGACGAGCCACCGGCTTCAACACCGTGGTGCTCGTCGAATATCCGCGCAGGGGACTCTGGGCTCTGGCGTTTACCACTGGGAATTCTGGGCCGCTGATACAGGCGGCATTTCCCGAGGAACCGATGATCAATTGCTTTGTCCCCACGACCCCGAATCCCACCTCGGGCTTCTACCTTGTCGTTCCACAGTCCGAGGTTCGCGAGGTTGATCTCACGGTCGAGGAGGCGTTCAAGGTGATTATGTCGGCGGGGCTCGTGAATCCCGATCCCGACCACCGCGTTTCGGCCAGTCAGGAATCTCTCCCAGGAATCGAGGCTACGAGCGAGACCCGCTAG
- a CDS encoding CvpA family protein has translation MLLDVILLGLFGAFVLMGAYRGALAAGTSVVSLLLAYGGGVYCAQNLSQTVAEKLAISSLYGAVAAGTLGFLATFIVAGLLGSLLREWDLDRLDDDPRGWLDRAGGGIFGGIRGGLVVLLLSWLVIWLDAARDLGVIENIDRLPQTEDSSVASATRSVVAEVIRRVMAEDGEAPEPGARLMAQLASNPGTALKGLQDLLSDSKIEGLQRDKFFWTLIENGAAERALNRLSFYKLSHDDQMRRRLADLGIVSAAAAKDVEIFRQESRVVFEQLGPKLKSLRNDPELLRLAENPEIVKLLENGDTLALLNRPEIQSIVERIANPTP, from the coding sequence ATGCTTCTCGATGTGATTTTGCTTGGCCTGTTTGGCGCGTTCGTACTCATGGGTGCGTACCGCGGGGCGCTGGCCGCGGGCACGAGTGTAGTTTCGCTGTTGCTGGCCTACGGCGGTGGGGTCTACTGCGCCCAGAATTTGTCGCAGACTGTCGCCGAGAAGCTGGCGATTTCGTCCCTCTACGGAGCGGTTGCGGCGGGCACCCTGGGCTTCCTGGCGACGTTCATTGTCGCCGGTCTGTTGGGTTCCCTGCTTCGCGAATGGGATCTCGACCGCCTCGATGACGATCCCCGGGGCTGGCTGGACCGCGCGGGCGGCGGCATTTTTGGCGGCATTCGCGGGGGACTCGTGGTGCTGCTGCTGTCTTGGCTGGTGATCTGGCTGGACGCGGCGCGGGACCTCGGTGTGATTGAAAACATCGACCGACTTCCCCAAACCGAAGATTCCAGTGTCGCCAGCGCCACGCGGTCGGTGGTTGCCGAGGTGATCCGGCGAGTCATGGCTGAGGACGGCGAGGCGCCCGAACCCGGTGCGAGATTGATGGCGCAACTGGCCTCGAATCCGGGCACGGCCCTCAAGGGGCTGCAGGATCTGCTGTCCGATTCCAAGATCGAGGGACTCCAGCGCGACAAGTTCTTCTGGACGCTGATCGAAAACGGAGCCGCAGAGCGGGCCCTCAACCGGCTCTCTTTTTACAAGCTTTCGCACGACGACCAGATGCGCCGTCGGCTGGCGGATTTGGGCATCGTCAGCGCCGCCGCCGCAAAAGATGTCGAGATTTTTCGTCAGGAGTCGCGTGTGGTCTTCGAGCAACTTGGGCCGAAGCTCAAGAGCTTGAGAAACGACCCCGAATTGCTGCGACTCGCCGAGAACCCGGAGATCGTGAAGCTGCTGGAAAATGGCGACACCCTGGCGCTGCTGAACCGCCCAGAAATTCAGAGCATCGTCGAACGCATCGCGAATCCGACCCCCTAG
- the greB gene encoding transcription elongation factor GreB: MADRSKKTPGPGAGPRPSSYITPEGFERMQEEYENLWKVERPKVTHAVSVAAALGDRSENADYIYGKKRLREIDSRIRFLQKRLDDLTVVRESPDREDKVFFGAWVTLEDAEGEQVRYRLVGPDESDAASLLISVDSPVGRALLGRELDDDVNVVRPRGSTTYTIIDIKYESKSTASG; the protein is encoded by the coding sequence ATGGCAGATAGATCCAAAAAAACGCCTGGCCCGGGGGCCGGCCCGCGGCCGAGCAGCTACATCACCCCCGAAGGCTTCGAGCGCATGCAAGAGGAGTACGAGAACCTCTGGAAGGTTGAGCGTCCCAAGGTCACCCACGCGGTTTCAGTTGCAGCGGCGCTCGGCGATCGATCGGAAAATGCCGACTACATCTACGGCAAGAAGCGGCTGCGCGAGATCGACTCGCGAATTCGGTTTTTGCAGAAGCGCCTGGACGACTTGACGGTGGTACGCGAATCCCCCGACCGAGAGGACAAGGTCTTCTTTGGTGCCTGGGTGACGCTGGAAGACGCGGAGGGCGAGCAGGTTCGCTATCGGCTGGTCGGTCCCGACGAGTCCGACGCCGCAAGCCTTCTCATCAGTGTCGATTCACCGGTCGGCCGCGCGCTGCTCGGGCGGGAACTCGACGACGATGTCAATGTTGTGCGCCCGCGCGGAAGTACGACCTACACGATCATCGATATTAAATATGAGAGCAAAAGCACCGCTAGCGGTTGA
- a CDS encoding ParA family protein, producing the protein MRRIAIACEKGGVGKTSTVVGLACGLAQLGQRVLVMDTDSQAAATQWLGREHMPGLTRSFAGSLPLERLIQTTCAERVDLIPASTSLATLERSLDGVSHALTFLRRAIDDLDPDRWDYLICDTPPNLGIVVNSVLAAVQELYVPVEARPMGLAGLSRILCTAGRNQRRLNHSLCEPRLVISRTNHTGVSRAVEAQVRKRYGARVFSTAIPERISIARSSGLGVPASVHEPKGPVAKIYRSLAREIQSIEISPLIRRSRGQSPTATRFP; encoded by the coding sequence GTGCGTCGAATTGCAATCGCCTGCGAGAAAGGCGGCGTCGGAAAGACTTCCACAGTGGTGGGGCTGGCCTGTGGCCTGGCCCAATTGGGGCAGCGCGTCCTCGTCATGGATACCGACAGCCAGGCAGCAGCGACCCAATGGTTGGGCCGCGAACACATGCCGGGACTCACTCGCAGCTTTGCGGGAAGCCTGCCTCTCGAACGATTGATCCAGACGACGTGCGCAGAACGCGTCGACCTGATCCCGGCATCCACCAGCTTGGCCACATTGGAACGAAGCCTCGACGGCGTATCTCACGCCCTGACATTTTTGCGACGAGCCATCGACGACCTCGACCCCGATCGCTGGGACTACTTGATTTGTGATACCCCGCCGAACCTCGGGATCGTCGTCAATTCGGTTCTCGCTGCAGTGCAGGAACTATACGTACCGGTCGAAGCCCGTCCCATGGGGCTGGCCGGCCTGAGCCGCATCCTCTGTACCGCAGGTCGCAATCAGCGCAGACTCAATCATTCGCTCTGCGAGCCCCGACTCGTCATCTCGCGCACCAACCACACCGGTGTATCTCGCGCGGTCGAGGCGCAGGTGCGAAAGCGGTATGGCGCCCGAGTTTTCAGCACCGCAATTCCCGAACGCATTTCGATTGCACGCTCCTCCGGACTGGGGGTCCCGGCCAGCGTCCACGAGCCCAAGGGGCCGGTGGCAAAGATCTATCGAAGTCTGGCCAGGGAGATTCAGTCGATCGAGATTTCGCCCCTGATCCGGCGATCACGCGGGCAGTCTCCCACCGCTACACGATTTCCATAA
- a CDS encoding protein kinase, with the protein MTKVSPNSDPVEVGTTLKAKYRYKLVKRLGAGSFGNVFQGECLDTSESHPDAPPRDVAIKVLGSTDDPKAMSALKRELAALRRIGHPRIPVLYDFCLDGPAAFAVMEYFPSGSLADAWSFIGRLDVDQTWRLISDLLSALTAAHKASILHLDIKPSNVLLDEMGGYVLSDFGVAHSSWMSKGLLAQGQIPVGLGTHGYRAPEQANQSTRAFDLRTDLWGVGATAWAAFTGIDLNQRKDVLRRAEDGCIYGLQRLSDVHLGCPAPLEEVVMGLLFLDPQRRPGGAAEVVSRIKAIAAGFGMGSQPAAAAGRSDAFVGEVYQVIDELVDPLWASICRAPGFDRYFAKFEDGEIIASPSDQSHHTHQLMSGKIRIENGTELVDIEKDEGAFLGAISTLTGVERHLTLRAEGTVWACIYNEAELEQLITCNPSVAVRILRGMADRIARGPSRHSD; encoded by the coding sequence ATGACAAAAGTTAGCCCGAACAGCGACCCGGTCGAAGTCGGTACCACGCTCAAAGCAAAGTACCGCTACAAGCTCGTCAAACGTCTGGGGGCCGGAAGTTTCGGCAACGTTTTTCAAGGCGAATGTCTCGACACAAGCGAGTCCCATCCCGATGCTCCCCCGCGCGACGTAGCGATCAAGGTACTGGGCTCGACCGATGATCCCAAAGCGATGAGCGCACTCAAGCGAGAACTCGCCGCACTGCGACGGATTGGGCATCCACGCATCCCCGTGCTCTACGACTTCTGTCTCGATGGACCTGCTGCCTTCGCGGTGATGGAATATTTTCCGAGCGGTAGCTTGGCGGACGCCTGGTCGTTTATCGGACGGCTTGACGTCGATCAGACCTGGCGCTTGATTTCCGACCTGTTGAGCGCCCTCACTGCGGCCCACAAGGCGTCGATCCTACATCTCGACATCAAGCCCTCCAATGTTCTTCTCGACGAGATGGGGGGCTATGTGCTCTCCGATTTCGGAGTCGCCCACTCTTCATGGATGTCGAAGGGATTGCTGGCGCAGGGTCAAATTCCGGTCGGCCTTGGGACCCATGGTTACCGCGCACCCGAGCAAGCCAACCAAAGCACGCGAGCATTCGACTTGCGAACCGATCTATGGGGCGTAGGCGCCACCGCCTGGGCTGCGTTCACCGGGATCGATCTCAACCAGCGAAAGGATGTCCTGCGGCGCGCGGAGGACGGCTGCATCTACGGACTGCAGCGGCTATCCGACGTGCATCTCGGATGCCCGGCTCCCCTCGAAGAGGTCGTCATGGGATTGCTCTTCCTCGATCCTCAACGCCGGCCCGGTGGCGCAGCCGAAGTCGTGAGTCGGATCAAGGCAATCGCTGCGGGCTTCGGCATGGGTTCTCAACCCGCGGCAGCAGCAGGCCGGAGCGACGCCTTTGTCGGAGAGGTGTATCAGGTCATCGACGAACTGGTCGACCCCTTGTGGGCTTCGATCTGTCGCGCCCCGGGCTTCGATCGCTACTTCGCAAAATTTGAGGACGGTGAAATCATCGCGAGTCCGAGCGATCAGTCTCACCACACTCACCAACTGATGTCGGGCAAGATTCGCATCGAAAATGGCACGGAACTCGTAGACATTGAAAAGGACGAAGGCGCCTTCCTGGGTGCCATCTCGACCCTGACCGGCGTCGAGCGGCACTTGACCCTACGCGCCGAGGGCACCGTTTGGGCCTGCATTTACAACGAAGCGGAGTTGGAGCAGCTCATCACCTGCAACCCCTCGGTTGCGGTGCGAATCCTGCGCGGCATGGCCGACCGCATCGCGCGCGGCCCGAGCCGTCATTCGGATTGA
- a CDS encoding chemotaxis protein CheX, with protein sequence MTVDHPIVKAFVGAAIETLNTMAMLELETGEISRVQALENTLDYTATMGLCGEKEGLLVLSLESSLARQVVAAMLGEDESEIDGDLLDGVGELTNMIAGSAKTELGKAGYHFNLSIPAVIEGEKNVVTPQTASTGLRINLSCGGREFVLGIWTSGLAEE encoded by the coding sequence ATGACCGTTGATCATCCAATCGTGAAGGCCTTCGTCGGTGCTGCAATCGAGACGTTGAACACCATGGCCATGCTCGAACTCGAGACAGGGGAGATCTCCCGGGTTCAGGCTCTCGAGAACACCCTCGACTACACCGCGACGATGGGATTGTGTGGAGAGAAAGAGGGACTCCTCGTGTTGAGTCTCGAGTCCAGCCTGGCCCGACAGGTTGTTGCCGCGATGCTCGGCGAAGACGAGAGCGAGATCGACGGGGACCTTCTGGACGGCGTTGGAGAACTCACCAACATGATCGCGGGCTCAGCCAAAACTGAGCTCGGAAAAGCGGGTTATCACTTCAACCTGTCGATTCCCGCAGTCATCGAGGGCGAGAAGAATGTCGTGACCCCTCAAACCGCCTCGACGGGTCTACGAATCAATTTGTCCTGCGGTGGAAGAGAATTCGTCCTCGGGATCTGGACTTCCGGACTCGCTGAAGAGTAG
- a CDS encoding HDOD domain-containing protein, whose product MSGPKLLERVGGRGKPLPALAASVTRILRALDDDLANAQDIADLMASDISIASRVLAVSNSVIYNPSATPFASLSDAIARIGFNEVRNIVVTTGVIDAFSAADCPFDYMGFWKHCLTSAIAAGTLAARSPKIELGGSPGDNPYFVAGLMHDVGIFMLVQCQSRKYGRILNDAVERHTTLIRAEHDKLGYTHAEVGAALIREWGLPEGVAVAAEFHHSPTDAPEEFVTWAQVIHLADWIADHEGLGVSVEGTSPRFAEGTWFDLGIGVDEIPDVIADFSLAAERSEMMLALVKA is encoded by the coding sequence TTGTCGGGTCCAAAATTGCTCGAGCGCGTTGGCGGCCGGGGCAAACCGCTGCCCGCGCTGGCTGCCTCCGTGACGAGAATTCTCAGGGCTCTCGACGATGATCTCGCGAATGCTCAAGATATCGCGGATCTGATGGCCAGTGACATTTCGATCGCGAGTCGGGTGCTGGCCGTATCCAACAGCGTCATCTACAACCCGTCCGCGACTCCGTTCGCATCGCTCTCGGATGCCATTGCAAGAATTGGTTTCAACGAGGTGCGGAACATTGTCGTGACGACTGGTGTCATCGACGCATTCTCCGCTGCCGACTGTCCGTTTGACTACATGGGGTTCTGGAAGCACTGCCTGACCTCGGCCATCGCTGCGGGAACCCTTGCCGCACGTTCTCCGAAGATCGAGCTCGGTGGCTCTCCCGGCGACAATCCGTATTTTGTGGCTGGTCTCATGCACGACGTCGGAATTTTCATGCTCGTACAATGTCAGTCGCGCAAGTACGGGCGCATACTCAACGATGCGGTCGAACGCCATACGACGCTCATTCGCGCCGAACACGACAAGCTCGGCTACACCCATGCCGAAGTCGGTGCGGCGCTGATCCGGGAGTGGGGTCTGCCAGAGGGAGTTGCGGTCGCTGCCGAATTTCATCACAGCCCCACCGATGCGCCCGAAGAATTTGTGACCTGGGCGCAAGTCATTCATCTCGCGGACTGGATTGCAGACCACGAGGGTCTCGGTGTTTCGGTGGAAGGGACTTCCCCGCGGTTCGCCGAAGGGACCTGGTTTGATCTCGGAATTGGAGTGGACGAGATTCCGGACGTGATCGCCGATTTCAGCCTCGCTGCCGAACGTTCTGAAATGATGCTCGCGTTGGTGAAGGCTTAG